The genomic window GCCTACTCGATTCTGAAAAACTCGGGGTACGTGCCCGAGGAGGTCGACCTGCTGCGGGAGATCGGCCGGCTCGAAGAGGAGATCGGCCGGTGTGCCGACCCGGCGGAAAAGCGGCGGTGGCGACAGCGTCTGCAGGAGTGCCAGGTCAATTTGAATATGCGCCTGGAACAACGCCGCCGCCGGCATTGACCATGGCAGGGCAGGGCACCAACACCCTCGGTGAGACCCTGAACTTTTCCTCCGGTCGTGAAACGGCGCGGGCCGGTTTACTGATCCGGTATGACTGACCGGCATTATTATTTCGTTGTCGATTTTGAAGGTGAGACGTCCACCGATTTAACCGCTTTCGGCGAAAGCCTGACGCGCCGCTCGGTAGTGGTGGAAGTCGGCCCGGAGGCACTGACCCCGGCGGAAGGCGCCACCCCGCGCGCTGAAGCGGAAGAGGCCGCTGAAGTGGCCCGAGCCATGGCGAATGAGGTTGTCAGGGACGTAATCCCGGCGATCCCCAACACCGCCGGAGAGGTCACCCCCATCAACGGGTTACCACGGGGCGTAGAGGATCAAGACCCCAACATTGACGATCCGGGCGTTCGCGCCTGGCTGCGGCCGACTGCCGCTCAGGAATAGAATAAATAGTCCTCCACTCTCCATCCGCGCGACGTCGCTGCTCGAGACCTGGCTGGCCTAAGCCTAATTGATCGTAACGAGCGTACCGATCGGAGTGGCATCAAAAAGGGCTTTCGCCACGGTTTCCTTCCCGACCCGGATGCAACCGTGACTCGCCGGCCGGCCCGGGTTATACCCCTGGTGGATGCCGTATTCGCTGAAGGACAAGCGCAGAAAGTATGGCATCGGCACCTTGTAAAGCGAGGATTTGCGGGTCCTCTCCTTGTCGGTGACAAGGTAGTAACCCGGCGGCGTGTCATGCCCCTTGCGCCCGGTCGAGATCTTTCCGGATACGACGGCCAGACCATCCTTGTAGAGAATGATCGTCTGAGGTGCGATCCCAATCTTGATCCGGTAATGGGCGGCCGCCGGGTCACTGTTGAACAACGATCGGGCCAGTTCCGGGTACCCGCACCTTGCCGCGTACTGGGCGGCAATCCAACCCCAGCTCGACGTCAGGTAGCGATTGGCTCCCTGCCGGACAAATTGGTTGCAGAGCGCTGCATCGCCGAGTGAAGCGGCCATGATCAACGGCGTCGCCTTCGTCTCTTCCGCAAAATAGTGCGCAATCCGCGTGCTGCGGCCAGCGGCGATCTGCAGCAGGGCCGGCGTCATCGGCACCCGCCCGTTCAGGTCTGCGCCGTTCGTGAGCGCCTGATTAATAAGCAGTGGGTTTGAGGTTAAGATTCCCTGCCCAAGCTGGTCCTGCCGGAAGTTGACCGCCCCTCGTGTTGCCTCAGAATTGATCCCGCCCCAAAAAAGCCAGAATAGAACCCAGATTGGTGCCATACACCCGTAAAGGAATGGGCAAAGCGTTTACCTGAAACGCCGATCAGGATCAATCCTTAAGTGTGACGGGTAACGGGTAACGAGTGTCGGGTGGAGTTTGGAGCGGCTTCGCCCCACGGGTGCGTAATCTGTGGGCGCTTTCTCTTTTCTGGGCTGAATCTGTTTTCCACCGTTCCCGGGCAAGCTTCCTGCTGCCCGGGAGAGTTGTGCAAGGACGGGGCCTGAGATCGTTAAAGTTGGGAGCAGCCCGGCCGTTGGATAGGAAAAAAAGGCTGCGCCGGGAGGACCACATGCCTCCATGAGCAACCGGTCAATGTGATCGGCATAGTTGATGGTTGGTTACATGGCCGGCATGCAAGAAGAATTGCAAAAATGCCCGAAGACAACGACACTCCCTTCCCGTCAATACTCTGTTACGTGCGAGGAAGATGAGACACCACAACGGAAACCATGCAGGCACGGATGAAAGGAACGGCAATCACAAACTGCCACTGAACATCGAGGAACTGGTGGCCGCCGCCGAAGCGGCCTTGCAGCGAGCGTTCCGGCCGGAGCAGCATACCGTTGGCTGTGCGGTGCAGGCAGGGTCAGGGAAAATTTACGCAGGTGTAAACATCAAAGCGTGCGGCTACGGGCCGTGTGCAGAACCGATCGCGCTGGGGGCAGCCTTTACCGCCGGAGAACACGTAATAACCGGGATCGTGGCGGTACGCCGGAAAGAACGGGGCGAAGGCTTTCGGATCGTTTCCCCTTGCGGCAACTGCCGCCAGTTGCTGGTGGATTACGCCGCTTACGCCTGGGTGACTTACATCGATGGAAGCGAAGTCAAACACGCGCGCGCCATCGACCTTCTACCGGGGTATTACCGCACCCGTTGGAACGAGCGCCTGGGAAACGCGGTGGTTATTGAACCGTGGAGCGAACGGGAGCGAGCGGGAACGAACGGCAACGGCAATGGGAACGGAAACGGCGAGCGGGACCATTCAGCCTAAGCCAAGCCTGCCTGCCTGACCCGGTTGATTTCGGTTTGCGGTCCCGGTCCCTCCTGCGGGCCGGCGTTTGACGACCCCGTCTTTTTCTCGGGTATGGGTTCGAAACCTAAAAAGCGGGTCGAGGTCAACGCCGCCCAAGACCCGCTCGGCGATTTGGGGCGGGCATTCGACCAGGTTCAACTGCCTGAGTTGCCGGAAGGCAACAAGCTGAAACCGGCGCCGCCGGAGCGGCCCGGCCCGCTGTGGAAGCCCGGCCGGGTGGTGCTGCGCCGGGAAACGGCCCACCGCGGCGGCAAGGTGGTGACGGTGGTCGACGATTTCGCAACGCATCTGCCTGCCTCGTTTATCGACGATGTGGCCAGGAAACTCCGGCAGACCTGCGGCTGCGGCGGTACGGTCAAAAACCGGCAGATAGAAATTCAAGGCGACCAGGTGCCGAAGGTCCGCGCCTTCCTCGAGAATGAAGGTTTTCAGGTCGCAGGCGTCAGATAGAATGCCACAAATGGGGAAGTGGCGGGTAACGGGTAACGGGTAACGGGTAACGGGTAACGGGTAACGGGTAACGGGTAACGGGTGGCGGGTAACGGGTAACGGGTAACGGGTAACGGGTGGCGGGTAACGGGTGGCGGGTGTCGAGTAGAGTTCGGCGTCCGGAGTTCGGGGCGGCAGCGTACACGGCGCGGTGAGAGGTCCCTTTTGAATCTGTGTAATCTGTGTAATCTGTGGATGTTTTTTCTTTTCTGCGTTCTCGGCGTGTTCTGCGGATGATCTTTTTATCTGTGGATCCGCCGTGATCGCCCGGTGTTGCAAACTTGGCTTCCGGCGCGAACTTCCCCTGTGACAAGGATAATCGCTCGACTCGGGATGTTTTTGCTGCTTGCGGGCAGCGCGTTGCTCCTCAGCTCGTGTGCCGCCGGTGACCCCGGCCCGGATGCGCCCGTAACTGCTGCCGGCCAGGAGGGTTCCGGAGCGCCTTCAATTTTCGACAACAATCGCCCGATATATTGAGGGCACTTCCCGAACATGAAGGCGGCGAGCCCGACCGCAACCGGCCTCACGTCAATCTGATGCGGAAAGACGCCGAAGGCCTGAAGCGTGATGGGTAGCGGGTCCGCTACGATCGATTGGCTCGAGCGAAAAGAAATATCGCGGGCAGCAGCAAACCCGCTGCCAGGCACACCGGCCACCACCTGGATGAGCCAGGCGGCTGCGCCTGGTTCATTTGTTGAAGTTCGCGTTGTGTCCCCGCGCCACCCGATCTCCTGATCCCGGCGATGGCGCCGCGGGAACCGATGCTGGCGATCGAACCGGCGCTCCCGATACTCGCAATCGAACCAACGCTGCCGATGCTGGCAATCGAACCGATGGAGCCGATACTGGCCAGGCTGCCGATCGACCCGATGCTGGCGATCGAACCGATCGAACCGCGGCTGGCCAGACTGCCGATGGAGTGAACGGAAAACTTGGAACCGGGAGAGCTGTTATCGGGGCCTGTCATCATAGTTACGCGGTAGTTCGCGGCTCGCCGTCACACGGCGGGCACAGCGGAAGAGAATCACACGGCGCCACGGCGGAACACGGCGACCACGGCGGAAAGACAGAATCA from Verrucomicrobiota bacterium includes these protein-coding regions:
- a CDS encoding translation initiation factor → MGSKPKKRVEVNAAQDPLGDLGRAFDQVQLPELPEGNKLKPAPPERPGPLWKPGRVVLRRETAHRGGKVVTVVDDFATHLPASFIDDVARKLRQTCGCGGTVKNRQIEIQGDQVPKVRAFLENEGFQVAGVR
- a CDS encoding L,D-transpeptidase family protein produces the protein MAPIWVLFWLFWGGINSEATRGAVNFRQDQLGQGILTSNPLLINQALTNGADLNGRVPMTPALLQIAAGRSTRIAHYFAEETKATPLIMAASLGDAALCNQFVRQGANRYLTSSWGWIAAQYAARCGYPELARSLFNSDPAAAHYRIKIGIAPQTIILYKDGLAVVSGKISTGRKGHDTPPGYYLVTDKERTRKSSLYKVPMPYFLRLSFSEYGIHQGYNPGRPASHGCIRVGKETVAKALFDATPIGTLVTIN
- a CDS encoding DUF1992 domain-containing protein → MGLGIEKIIQEWLARSSHEQLPGKGKPLDLDEYFRWPEDLRFAYSILKNSGYVPEEVDLLREIGRLEEEIGRCADPAEKRRWRQRLQECQVNLNMRLEQRRRRH